GGCACGGTCCGGACGGCTAGTAACGTGCCGAGTCCAACGTACGGGACCTTCAAGCAGGGGTATGAGGAGTACGTGTCTCCCATCGCTATGCCTGCCACCTCGGATCTAGCCAAGCTCCAGGCCCAGGCTGCGACTGGATCCACGAGCTTCACCGGCAACACGAGTGGCAACTTCGGACAGGCGACGACACGAATCGAATTCGTGGCGATCGACCTAAACGCGGACGGCGACGAAAACGACGAAAATGAGGGCTTCATCAAGGTCTACCAGTCCACGAATGCCAGCTGGGTTACCGGGGATATAGCCGCAACAACCACGTGCTCGGGGCGACGGCGGCGCCGCACCTGCACCACGACAGAGGGCCCTGGAACTTCTGAGCAATGTGGTGCCAACTACTCGGGCACCTTCGTGGCGGCGGCGGACCATCCGCATAACGGGGTCACGGCGATTAATGCTCTCCGTGGCAACAACCGTCGCTGCTACCTGGGCGGCCACGACTCCATTTTTGGTGGCTTCCAAGCGACGGACTCCCACGGAGGGTGGCTCGCGTATCCGGGTACACCGAGCCCCCTGCTTAACGGTCGTGCGGACCGGACCTACCTGTTCCCGCTAAGTCGGCAGCTGAACGCGAACTTCAAGGGAGTGATCTACGTCTCTGGTAATGTGGTCGTGTCGGGCAAGGTCCGCGGAAGGGTGACGGTTGCCGCGAGCGGCGACATCATCTTCGGCGACGACATCACGTACGTAACCGATCCTGGGGCAGGCACCTGCGTCGACATCGCTGGCTACTTCGCGGGCGATGACGTCATCGTTGCGGATAACGCGCTGAACGCGCCAATGAGGCCCAGTTCTAGCTACGACTACGAGACGTTCGACGATACTCCTGACGAATTCTTCCACGGTACCGTTCTGGCCCTCGACATTTTCACGGTCGAGAACTACTCGTCGGGTTCGACAAACGACGAGTATTGTGAGGGCGGCGTGAACGGCCGTGGCTGCCTGTACCTGACCGGCGGCATCATCCAGAACACGCGTGGTGCGGTCGGGACCACAGGCGGTACCGGATACGTGAAGCGGTATTCGTACGACCAATGTGGCTCCACGAATCCGCCTCCGTACTTCCCGACCACGGGCTACTTCGCGAAGGGGCAGTACTATCAGGTGGACCCGGTCGACTTCAACGTCGGCGCCTTCTTCGGCCTCATTACGACTGGCGGCTGATCCCAAGTCTGCAAGACAGAAGCCCCGGAGGACGGTCCGTCCTTCGGGGCTTCTGTCGTTGTAGGCGGCAACTCCGCACAATCGGGATCACTACCGTTGGACGACGCCGTCCTGAACTCGGATCCGGTGCTTTCCGTACAAAATGCACCGACACTCACCATGATTGTAATGGGCGAAGCCCAGGGGTTCGCCGCGCTCGAGAGCCACCTCCCTCCGCTCCTCCGGCGCCTTGGATTACCCGCACAGAGTCGGATTCCGGAGACTGGTCGAGGTCGGTATCGAGGTGACTTTCGGGACTACTACGACGAGGAAACCCGGGAACTCATCGCAGACCGATATCGGGAAGAAATCCAGCGATTCGGCTACACCTTCTGGTTAGACTCCGACGAAGGTGGGTCCGTCTCGTAGCCGAACATTTCCAGGTCCGTCCGATAGAGGGAAGCCACACGTTCCTGGAGCGCAGAATCGTACAGGGCTTTCCAATCATCTCCGCTGGCCGACCGGGCATGCCAGGGAAGAGGAACCTCTTTCCCCAGCGCCTCCTCCACCTCCCACCATTCGTCGAATATGCGTTCGAGACGGATAAGACGGACTCTTTGTTCTTTCACCACCGAGAGGGCAATCCGGTCCCGGGCCTCGCTCTGTCGAGCCTTGAGGAGGTCCGGCGTCAGGTAATGTGTCCGTCCGAGGTGCAGAAGAGTTCCCAACCCCCGCCCAGCCCAGGACAGGCGGGAGTTGGGTGGGGTAGCGTGACGGAGCACATCTACCTGAAGGCGAAAATGACTGTTGCCGTCCCGAACGACGGGGAGCAGCTCCACGAACTCATCGAACTGAAGGCCAGCCAATCGGCGAGCGCCGGTCTCTGGCCGACAGGGCCAGGCACCAAGAGCCTTCAGCAAATGACGCTGACACGGCTCGAGACTCCCGTTTCTGGCCAAGGCACCGAGGGCATCCCTGCACTTGTTCCGAAAGCAGGACGCCACCCGCGCCCACGGGTTGCGAACGACCATGAAACGGGGCCAATGAGTGTCGTCCAAAAGAGGCCGAAACCCGGGCTGGGCATATGTTCGGAGATCGGGAAAGGCGCTCTGTAGTCCATGTATTAGGGAGCGAGACGCCACCTTGTGGTTCCAGAAGAAGAGGAACCTAGGCTCGGAGGGATGAACGGTCAGGGGCATCTCAAGCCCCTCCGAAGGCGGATCTAACCACCCCAAAACGCCACAAACCGGAAGCCACCACTCCCGTGATGGCCGCCCGGGAGGGTATGTAACTCAACTGGGTGGCAGGCCTTTCGGATGTGGTAGATGCGTACCCCCCGGCTTCCATAACGGAAGCCAGAAGGACTTCCGCCTTCTCCAGTTGGGACCGAGAGAGGACGGTACGGAAGCGCCCGACACCAGACTGGGAGACGCCGTCCAATTCGCTCTCGAAGCGAGAGTTGCCGGAGTATTTGGCACCCATCACCGTAGGCTGGACAAGCACCGGGTGTTCAGTGATCCCAATGAACTCACCGACTTCACCCATCACCGCCTCTGGGTCTCGAACCAGCGCCTCGTACCCCACCTCGAGAAAGCGCTCATCCGACTCGTATCCTCGTGCTACTTCATGGGCGATGTGTGCCGTCAGTGCCAGAGGGAAGATCGAGCGGGAAGGTTTCTGCCTCAGCGCCGAGGCCATCACATCGCGTGGATCCCTCCGCATGATCACCACGCGAACGTCATCGGGAAACCACCGAAGGAGTGTGTCAGCTTCGAAGAGATGACGGGGAGTCTTCTCGACCCAGTGAACCGGCGTGGCGGCTCCGGTCAATTCCCGCCAACCGTCCACCAAGGCCAGGAGACGGGCCCTGGGATTGTCCGCCCCTTCGAAAGCCTTCTCCAGCATCAACTCGGCGTCCGTTCTCGATAAGGAGGGCCGATGTCGGTGTAGCGTTGGCCATAGACGGGTCCGGGCCAGGAGGGCATGAACGGCTTCATTGGCCCCGACCCAATCGAACAGATGACTCTCGAAAGGAAGCACCAGAAGGTCAGGATGGCCGTCAAGCAGGGCTCGGAGAAGGCTAGTGCCGGAGCGGGGGTGCCCCACGATGAAGATCGCGCCCGGGGGGCTCACTCCGACCACCGATCACTGAACATGCGCATGAGCACAGTGGTGTTCCGTCGTTCCGGATCGCCTCCGCCCCGATTGTGAAGACCGAGACGACTGGCCCTGTATAGGCTCTGATGAAAGAAGCGAGGGAAACTTCCCGGCCTACCGGGAACGATGAGCCTCGGAGCACGGCAGTGAGCCGCGAACCAGGTGTCATCCTCCAACCAGGCTGCATCGGGGGCCCCATCCATATCAGCCAGAGTGTCCAGATCGAAAAAAGCCGGACGTACGAGAACCCCACCGTATCCATGCAGGATATCAACGGGGAGGGGCGAACGGGATAACCGGGACCCCCTCAGCGACACACCCCTCTCGAACCGAAGCCCGTCCACGATCCTGCCGATGAGACCCTTTCGTCTATCCACTCGATCCAGAGGAACCCGCAGGCCGATGCACCCTACCGCAGCCTCCGGGTGGGCTTCGGAGGCCTGAAGGAGGCCAGCCAGAAAGGTACGGCGGTAGATCCGGTCGTCATCCACCGACACGATGGGCTGATCTGGACCGCTAGCCAGAAGGGCCGGCAACAGCTTGGTTGCTGGCCCAAAGTCGTCGCAGCGCACGATCTCAATCGTCCGTAGGTCCTTGATCTCTTGAGGGATTTGGTATTCGCTATCCTCCCGCCGACTCTGGATCGGAATATGAAGGAGCACTTTTTGGGGGAGAACGTCCTGAACCAGAAGACTCTTGAGCGTCGGGACGATGTGCGGCAGGCGACTGGGAATCGTCGTGAGCCCCACGATCAGATAAGATCGGTCCTTCAGGAAGGCCTCAGAATCCAACTCCTGAAGAGTACGCCGTCGAAGGGCCATTTCGAGGAAGAACTCTCTGACCGGCTCGCGGCCTTCTAGCCGACAGAAGAGGCCAAAACCGGCTGAGGCCACGACTCCGGCCACCACCCAGACCCAGAGCACCTCAGAGGCCCTTCGAAGGGTCCGAGTGACTCCAAAACCAGGGAGAAATTGAGCCTTTCAAGTCAGAGGCCGAAGAAAGAGAACCCCCCAAAGGCTCAGGTAGACGGGAGCGAGAATTCATTCCGGGTACCAATTCGAGATTCGAACGGTGAGCATTGGACTTCACGAAAACGGATAGGAAATTCAACGGCCAAATGAGGTGAGAGGCGAGCAGGGACAGCGCGAGGCATGGGGCGAGGTGGGCGCCCTAGCGCCCACCTCGCGGAGCCAACTCAGCTGCCCGCCAAACCGCGCAACGCGTCCGCCAACATGCGGACCTTAGCGGCGTCCCCGGACTGGCCGGCCTGCCCCCGGATCTGGCTTGCCATGCCAGTCAACGCAGACTGTCGGGCCGAACCCGATGTGGCCTCTGCGGCCGTCAGTCCCGCACGCACTTCGGTGACCCACGCAGAAGACACAGCCCGCGACCGTTCCAACTGATCGACGTAGGCGCGCGCAAGGGCGAACGTGTGCGGCCAGACGATCTGCGGCTGGCCCTGCGAATTCAGGTGATCGAAGTGTACCGACTTCGCAGCATCGATCTCATTCTGCGACAGTGCGTCACTAGGCAGAAGCTCGAAGATGTCGAGCCCCCGTGAGATCTCGGAACTCACCAACACTCCGTTGTACCAATAGACGGACCATGAACCGCCTGCGCCCATCCGATTCGCATCGGATGGACCGCGGTCATGGAAGGCGATCTCGACGGGGTTGTTCGCATCCGTCCAGTCGAAGATGGAGACGCCGCCTTGGTACCAGGACTGTACCATGATGTCGCGGCCGGGGATTGGGATCAGCGATCCGTTGTGCGCCACACAATTCTCAAGCGACGTCTGAGCCGCGGGGAGTTTGTAGTAGCTCCGGAAATCCATATCCTGGCCATCGAGCGTGAAGACGGCGTTCGCACCCCACTCGGGCGGATCGGAGGCGCGGCACTTCGGACCACCACCGCCGCCCCATTCATCGGTGAAGAGGACCTTGGTGCCGTCGTTGTTGAACGTGGCCGAGTGCCAATAGGCGAAGTTCGAATCCGATACGGCTGACAGACGTCTCGGATCGATCGGATTACTGATGTCGAGGAGCAGGCCGTAGCCCCCGCAGGCACCGCCCGCCCGCCCAATCGCAGGATAGACCGTGATGTCATGGCACTGTGTGGGGCCGAGACCGTCATCCCCGCCGCCCATCAAGCTCTCAGCCATCGCCGGGATAGAGGCTCGGAGAGTTGCGCTGTCGGCGGCCGACACCCTCGTGCCGCCCCGTGCGGTCATGATGCCGTTGAGGAGGGGTCGTGTGGTCCGGTCCCGCAAAATCCTGCGCCGTCCTTCAAACTCCGCCACGAACGCTCCTGCGGCTTCGGCTTCGTCCATAGCGATTATGTCGTCAGGCGCCAGGCCGTGCGTG
The genomic region above belongs to Longimicrobiales bacterium and contains:
- a CDS encoding sulfotransferase family 2 domain-containing protein, encoding MVVRNPWARVASCFRNKCRDALGALARNGSLEPCQRHLLKALGAWPCRPETGARRLAGLQFDEFVELLPVVRDGNSHFRLQVDVLRHATPPNSRLSWAGRGLGTLLHLGRTHYLTPDLLKARQSEARDRIALSVVKEQRVRLIRLERIFDEWWEVEEALGKEVPLPWHARSASGDDWKALYDSALQERVASLYRTDLEMFGYETDPPSSESNQKV
- a CDS encoding sulfotransferase — encoded protein: MGHPRSGTSLLRALLDGHPDLLVLPFESHLFDWVGANEAVHALLARTRLWPTLHRHRPSLSRTDAELMLEKAFEGADNPRARLLALVDGWRELTGAATPVHWVEKTPRHLFEADTLLRWFPDDVRVVIMRRDPRDVMASALRQKPSRSIFPLALTAHIAHEVARGYESDERFLEVGYEALVRDPEAVMGEVGEFIGITEHPVLVQPTVMGAKYSGNSRFESELDGVSQSGVGRFRTVLSRSQLEKAEVLLASVMEAGGYASTTSERPATQLSYIPSRAAITGVVASGLWRFGVVRSAFGGA